In the genome of Aequorivita sp. H23M31, the window TACCACACCCGTTTTATGTAAATAAACCTGCCAGTACATTAGACGGCGTGCAATAATAAAGTTTTCGACCGAATAAATACCTTTCTCTTCGACTACGAGTGCATCATTTTTTACATTCAACATAGCAATTAACCGCTGTGAATTGACGGTACCTTCTGAAACACCAGTATAAAAACTATCGCGCTTTAAATAATCCAATCGGTCCATATCCAATTGCCCTGACACCAACTGGTGCAAAAATTTCCGTGGATATTCATTTTTGAAGATTTCAATAGCAGTTGACAACTGACCCTTAAATTGATGGTTTAAAGCTTGCATGAACAACAAGGAGATGCCTTCATGGCTCACCCCTTCTACTATGCTGTGTTCCATGGCGTGTGAGAAGGGCCCGTGGCCTAAATCATGCAATAAGATTGCAATGTAAAGTCCTTCTTCTTCTTTACTGGAAATGGGTACCTTTTTCGATCTTAAAACCTGAACTGCTTTTTGCATCAAAAACATCGCCCCTAAAGCGTGGTGCAACCGAGTGTGGTGAGCTCCAGGGTAAACAATATAGGAGAAACCCATTTGCGAAATTCTGCGCAGCCTTTGGAAATATTTATGTTCCATCAACTGGAAGACCAAAACACTTGGAATTGTAATAAAACCGTAGATGGGATCGTTAATAATCTTTAGCTTGGGAAGGGTTTTCAAACTTTAACTTTAAATTAATAGCTTCATTATTTTTTTGAAATAATTCGGGCCTATTTTTGAAGGAATTCTTCGCAATTGCTGAAAATTATTTACAAATAAGATTTAACAGGTTCCTCGAACTAGACTTCAGAGGATAAAGACAAATATACATATATGAGCGAAATAAAAATACTGTGGGTGGATGACGAAATAGACATGCTAAAACCCCATATCCTCTTCTTAGAAAATAAAAATTATCGAGTTACTACGGCCAAAAGTGGGTCGGAGGCCCTAGAAGAAATAAAGAAGGACACTTTCGATATCGTTTTTTTGGATGAGAATATGCCGGGATTAACGGGTCTTGAGACACTCTCGGAAATAAAGGAAATTTATGCTGCAATCCCTGTGGTTATGATTACCAAAAGTGAGGAGGAATATATAATGGAGGAAGCCATTGGCTCCAAAATAGCGGATTATTTAATTAAGCCGGTAAATCCAAATCAAATTTTGCTCAGTTTGAAAAAGAACTTGGACCACAGTCGGTTGATCTCTGAAAAAACTACTTCAAATTACCAGCAGGAATTCCGAAAAATTGCAATGGATCTATCTATGGTCAATAGTTTTGAGGAATGGCGAGATCTGTACCAAAAATTGGTTTATTGGGAACTGGAACTGGAAAACATCGAAGATCCTGGTATGTTCGAGATTTTAGAATCCCAAAAAGTTGAGGCCAACAATCAGTTCTGCAAATTTATTGATAAAAATTACCCCGATTGGTTTATAGACAAGGATGAAGCGCCTATTATGAGCCATACTTTGTTCCAGAAAAAGATAAAACCACAAATGCAACAAGGTACTCCTACTCTATTAGTAGTGGTGGATAACTTAAGGCTGGATCAGTGGAAAGCATTGGAGCCATCCATTGCCAATATTTATAAAAAGACTTCGGAAGAACTCTTCTGCAGTATTCTCCCGACCGCTACCCAATATGCGCGAAATGCTATATTTTCAGGTCTTATGCCACTTGATATGGAAAAGCTCCATCCAGATCTTTGGTTAAATGACACGGATGAAGGAGGGAAAAACATGAAAGAAGAAGAGTTTTTTGCGGCTCAACTAAAAAGACTTGGATTACAATTAAATTGGAGCTATCATAAAATTTCAAGTTTAAAGCAGGGAAAAAAACTAGTTGAAAACTTTAAAAGCCACAAGGATGAAGATTTGACAGTAGTGGTTTATAATTTTGTGGATATGCTTTCTCATTCAAAAACCGAAATGGAAGTTATTAAAGAGCTCGCCTCTACCGATAAATCTTATAGATCCTTGACCCAAAGCTGGTTTAAAAATTCGCCCTTGTTGGAAATTATACAACAGGCGGCACGACTTGGTTTTAAACTTATTATTACAACCGACCACGGAACGATTAATGTAAAAAACCCATCAAAAGTAATTGGTGACAAAAATACCAGTTTGAATTTGCGGTACAAAACAGGAAGAAGTCTTACCTATGAGGAGAAGGACGTATTGGCAGCAACAGACCCGAAATCGATAAAGTTACCTGCAATCAATATGAGCAGTTCCTTTATTTTTGCAAAAGGGGATTACTTTTTCGCATATCCAAACAACTACAACCATTATGTTAGTTATTACCGAAACACATATCAACATGGAGGCGTTTCAATGCAAGAGATGATAATACCTTTTTCTGTACATATTCCTAGGTAAAAGAGTAGATTGAAAAAGATTGATTTTTTGCCACTGCGCTTAAGTAAAAGTCTTGTGGTTCTAAAGATTCAGGAAGGATTATTTTTTTGATAAATAATCCATCAACCGTCGCATAGCTTTTCCACGGTGGCCAATTTCACTCTTTTGTAAGGAGGTCATTTCGGCGAAGGTTTTATCGAATCCATCGGGTTGAAAAATAGGATCATACCCAAATCCTGACGTGCCTCTTGGTTTTTGGATAATTTTTCCTTCACAAATTCCTAGAAACAATTCTTCGGAATTTTGCATAGAGAGAGCGATAGCTGTTTTAAAACGAGCCGAACGGTCTGTCAAGTTTTTCATATTATTCAAGAGTTTTTCCATATTGGCGTTTGAATCGTGGGAGGGACCAGCATAACGGGCACTAAAGACCCCCGGTTCATTATTGAGGGCTCTTACCTCCAGTCCAGTATCATCGGCAAAACAGTCGAGGTTATAATTCTGGCGGACATAATTGGCTTTTAGAATAGCATTTCCTTCTATTGTTTCAGCTGTTTCAGCAATGTCCTCATCACAACCAATATCATCCAAACTCAACAATTCAATCTGTGACGGCAGCATAGCTTTAACTTCAGAAAATTTGTTTTCGTTATGAGTGGCAAAGACAAGTTTCATAGAGGGATTTTAGTTTTAGTTATCTTTTTTTTTTAAATTTGAGGTAGAGATATTACAGGGATTTCAGTTTATCTTCCTAGGTTACGGATATGGCATCACTTATTAAGTATGCAATTGTCTTCCCCACTTGAGTGGGAAAAAGACCCAATAAAGGAGCGCCTTCACAGATATGAAGATACCGCGCATTGGTGTTTTTTGTAAATCTGCCAACAAAAATTCTAGCTTCTTCAACTGTG includes:
- a CDS encoding HD domain-containing protein, yielding MKTLPKLKIINDPIYGFITIPSVLVFQLMEHKYFQRLRRISQMGFSYIVYPGAHHTRLHHALGAMFLMQKAVQVLRSKKVPISSKEEEGLYIAILLHDLGHGPFSHAMEHSIVEGVSHEGISLLFMQALNHQFKGQLSTAIEIFKNEYPRKFLHQLVSGQLDMDRLDYLKRDSFYTGVSEGTVNSQRLIAMLNVKNDALVVEEKGIYSVENFIIARRLMYWQVYLHKTGVVAEQLVVRVLKRAKQLFAAGVELPASPALLFFLKNDIKLNDFSEKVLEIFSKLDDNDIISAMKYWEINDDFVLSKLCKMLLNRDLLKIKIKSKPFSEKKVEEKRIEVAELYRISEEEAAYFVFSGKLENQAYSMQKDTINLVRKNGKIVDVAKASDQLNIEALSKSVIKYYMCYPKNNTDC
- the porX gene encoding T9SS response regulator signal transducer PorX → MSEIKILWVDDEIDMLKPHILFLENKNYRVTTAKSGSEALEEIKKDTFDIVFLDENMPGLTGLETLSEIKEIYAAIPVVMITKSEEEYIMEEAIGSKIADYLIKPVNPNQILLSLKKNLDHSRLISEKTTSNYQQEFRKIAMDLSMVNSFEEWRDLYQKLVYWELELENIEDPGMFEILESQKVEANNQFCKFIDKNYPDWFIDKDEAPIMSHTLFQKKIKPQMQQGTPTLLVVVDNLRLDQWKALEPSIANIYKKTSEELFCSILPTATQYARNAIFSGLMPLDMEKLHPDLWLNDTDEGGKNMKEEEFFAAQLKRLGLQLNWSYHKISSLKQGKKLVENFKSHKDEDLTVVVYNFVDMLSHSKTEMEVIKELASTDKSYRSLTQSWFKNSPLLEIIQQAARLGFKLIITTDHGTINVKNPSKVIGDKNTSLNLRYKTGRSLTYEEKDVLAATDPKSIKLPAINMSSSFIFAKGDYFFAYPNNYNHYVSYYRNTYQHGGVSMQEMIIPFSVHIPR
- a CDS encoding non-canonical purine NTP diphosphatase, translating into MKLVFATHNENKFSEVKAMLPSQIELLSLDDIGCDEDIAETAETIEGNAILKANYVRQNYNLDCFADDTGLEVRALNNEPGVFSARYAGPSHDSNANMEKLLNNMKNLTDRSARFKTAIALSMQNSEELFLGICEGKIIQKPRGTSGFGYDPIFQPDGFDKTFAEMTSLQKSEIGHRGKAMRRLMDYLSKK